The sequence CGCCATGACGCCACGGATGGCGATTTCCATGCTGAGTTGTTCGTTGCGGCTCATCAGCCCCAGCTTTTCAGCGAAGGGGCTGAAGAACACGTTGGCCACGATGGCTCCGTACAGCGTCGTGATCAGTGCGACCGCCATACCGGCTCCAATTCCCGAAGGATCGGACATGTCTTGGAGCATCATGATCAGTCCCATCAGCGTCCCGATCATCCCGTACGCCGGAGCGAATCGACCGAGTTGATCCATGATGGATTTGCCTTCGCGGTGACGCATCGCCATCCCAGCGACTTCGGTGCGAAGGACTTCTTCCACGATCTCGGGTGCCGTTCCGTCGACTGCCATTTGCAGTCCGGTCTTCACGAGTGAGTTGTTGATCTCGCCGATCTTTGATTCCAAAGCCAGTAATCCATCACGGCGTGCGATCTCTGCGAGTTCGACGATTGATTTAATCAAAGCCAGACGATCTTCGCCTTTGTTCAAGATGACTTTCAATGCGATGATCGGGCTCTTCAAAATCGATCCCATTGGGAAGCAGATCAAAGCAGCCGCGAATGCACCCCCGACCACCACCAATCCTGATGGGATGTCGATGAAGGCGGAGAACGGTGCGTTACCCAAGAGGATAGAGACGAGGATCAAACCGATTGCGAAAATCAGGCCGAGCAGACTGGCGATGTCCATTGGATTGGTTTCTTCGTTCTAGGAAGTCGTGTGTGGGATGGAATCCGTTGGTGCTGAACCAAGCGTGGTTGGCATCGGCGGCAGGAAATGTTTGCGTTGTTGATATTCGATGGATCGGTCGACGACCTCGTCCATCGTTTCCCTGACTGCCAGCCGTTCGCCGTTGTTCAAGGTGACAAAGGTGTCACCGCGTCGTTCGACGTATCGAATCAGCTCGGCGTTGAGAACGAAGGCTTCGCCGTCGAGTCGAGTGAGCTTGATCATGTTTGGCGTCCCCCGCGGTTTCTGTGGACCATTCGCGTTTGCGATTGCCTCTGTCGATCGACACCGTGCTGCCAATCGAACTTGGTCTGCTGAAAGGTAGGTCACGTTAGTGGACATGCGGCAACA comes from Rhodopirellula bahusiensis and encodes:
- a CDS encoding motility protein A encodes the protein MDIASLLGLIFAIGLILVSILLGNAPFSAFIDIPSGLVVVGGAFAAALICFPMGSILKSPIIALKVILNKGEDRLALIKSIVELAEIARRDGLLALESKIGEINNSLVKTGLQMAVDGTAPEIVEEVLRTEVAGMAMRHREGKSIMDQLGRFAPAYGMIGTLMGLIMMLQDMSDPSGIGAGMAVALITTLYGAIVANVFFSPFAEKLGLMSRNEQLSMEIAIRGVMAIQSGESPRAIDQKLQTYLPAKQRELQ
- a CDS encoding flagellar FlbD family protein, with the translated sequence MIKLTRLDGEAFVLNAELIRYVERRGDTFVTLNNGERLAVRETMDEVVDRSIEYQQRKHFLPPMPTTLGSAPTDSIPHTTS